DNA from Stenotrophomonas acidaminiphila:
GCGGTACTGGGCCGGATTCCGACGCCGGAGGAACTGCACTTCCTGGCCGAGGGCGGTTTCGCCGGCTGACGGCGGCGCGGCGGGTGCTGTCGTCGCGGGCGCCCCTCCAGTCGCGAACGCGGCGTTGGTGCGAATGCTCCCTGCGCATGGCCCCTCGCGACTGACCCCGCTCCTGCAGGCGTTGCCACCGGCTCGGTTGCGGCCACCGGAAACGCAGACACCGGCTTGCGCCGGTGTCTGCCTGCCTGCATGGTCGCTGCCGCGCGGTCAGTAGCGCGGCACGCTGTTGTCCACGTCCTGCGCCCAGGCGTCGATGCCGCCGGTGACGTTGTAGACGCGGGTGAAGCCCAGCGCGCGGAACTGCTCGGCCGCCTGCGCGCTGCGTCCGCCGCGGTGGCACAGGAACGCCAGCGCGGTGTCCTTGGGCAGCGCCTCCAGGCGGGCACGGTTGTCGCCGTCGAAGGTCTCGAACGGGGCGTTGATGGCGGCGATGGCGCGCTCGTCGGCCGGGCGCACGTCCACCAGGGTCAGGCTGCCGGCGCGCAGCTGGTCGTCGGCGCTGCGCACGTCCAGTTCCTGCACCGGCCTGGGCGCGTTGGGGTTGTCGATGGCCAGGCCCTGGCCGCGGATGTCGTCCACCCAGTCGATGGTGATGCCGTTGGCGCGGCGCGCGCTGGCCGCGTCGAACTGCACGCGCAGGCCGTTGGATTCGGCGGCGATGGCGTTGGCGTCGAGCGGGGCCAGCTGGAAATTCGGCTGGAAGCGCGCGTCGATGCTCAGCTGCAGCGCGGCGCCCGGGGCGTCGGCCAGCGCGCCCTTGAGCATTTCCACCGCGGCCGGGGTGATGGTGATCGACGGCGGGGTGCGGTCCGGCGGCGCCACCCCGAGCAGGGCGCTGAGTTCGCCGCTGTTGGCCATCTGCAGCATGATGTCGCTGCCGCCGACCAGTTCGCCGTCCACGTACAGCTGCGGGATGGTCGGCCAGTCGCCGTAGGCCTTGATGCCCTCGCGGATCTCCGCGTCGGCCAGCACGTTGACGTGGGCGAAATCGACACCCAGGTCCTGCAGCACGCCGACGGCCTTGGCCGAGAAGCCGCACTGCGGCATGGCCGGCTGGCCCTTCATGAACAGGACGACGCGGTTGGCGCCGAGGAGGGATTCGATGCGTTCGCGCAGGGCGGGATCCAGGGACATCGTGAACTCGTGAAGTTGGTCTGTGACAAGGGCGATTCTACGCCGCATGGCATCATGGGACATGACCGCCACGGGAACCCTGCATCGCACGCCCAGCCATCCCTGGCGCTGGGTCGGCTGGCTGCTGCTGTCGCAGGCGCTGGTGGCGCTGGCCTGGGCCGCGCTGGGCTGGACCACCGGCCTGCCGCTGCTGCTGGCCAGCCACGCGCTGTTCGTGGTGCCGGTGTTCCTGCCCAACAGTCGCTTCTACGCGCCGGTGTTGTCGCGGCTGCCCGGCCCGGCGGTGTGGTTGACCATCGACGATGGTCCGTCCGACGACACCCTGGCGATCCTCGACCTGCTCGACCGCTACGACGCCCGCGCCACCTTTTTCATGGTCGGCGAGCGCGCGGCGGCACGCCCGGAACTGGTGCGCGAGGTGCTGCGCCGCGGCCACGGGCTGGGCAACCACAGCCATTCGCATCCGCAGGCTTGGTTCTGGCGCCTGGGGCCGCGGCGCATGGCCAGCGAGATCGGGGATTGCCAGCAGGTGTTGACGGCGATCGCCGGGACGCCGCCGCGCTGGTACCGCTCGGTGGTGGGCATGACCAACCCGTTCGTCGCCGCGGCGCTGCGCCGGCACGGGCTGGCGCGGGTGGGCTGGAGCGCGCGCGGCTTCGACGGCGTCCACTGCCAGCCGCAGACGGTGGTGGCGCGCATCGTCCGCGACCTGGCGCCGGGCGCGATCGTGCTGCTGCACGAAGGCGCCGCGCATGGCCACAATGCCGCCATCGTCGAATCGGTGCTGCAGCAGCTGCAGATGCGCGGGTTGCCCGCGCGGCTGCCGGAAACCCCGTAGACTCGCCGCCCGCCCTGCCGGCGGCGCCTGGACCCACCGCATGCCCTTTTCCCGACTCGGCCTGTCTCCCTACGTGTTGCCCGCACTGGCGCGCGCGCTGAAGCAGGCGGGCTACGCCGCGCCCACGCCGATCCAGCAGCAGGCGCTGCCGGTGCTGCTGAAGGGGCAGGACGTGCTGGCGCTGGCACCGACCGGCTCGGGCAAGACCGCCGCCTATGTGCTGCCGGCCCTGCAGCAGTTGTTCCTGGCACCGCCGCGCAGGCCGCGGGTGCTGCGGCAACTGGTGCTGGTGCCCACGCGCGAGCTGGCGCTGCAGGTGGCCGACGTGTTCGCGACGCTGGGCCGCGAACTGCCGCGGCAGCCGCGGGTGGTGTGCGCGGTGGGCGGGGTGTCGATCAACCCGCAGATGATGGCGCTGCGCGGGGGCGCCGACGTGGTGGTGGCCACCCCCGGGCGCCTGCTCGATCTGCTGGCGCACAACGCGCTGTCGCTGCGCCAGGTGCAGCTGCTGGTGCTGGACGAGGCCGATCGGCTGCTGGAACTGGGCTTCGGCGACGAGCTGCGCCGGATCCTTGCCGAACTGCCCGTGCAGCGGCAGACGGCGTTGTTCTCGGCCACCTTCGCCGAGCCGATCGCGGCACTGGCGGACGCCGGCCTGCGTGCGCCCGCGCGCCTGCAGGTCGATGCGCAGGCCCCCGCGCGGATCGAGCAGCGCGCGTTGCGGGTCGATGGCGCGCGCCGCGTCGAGTTGCTGCTGGCGCTGCTGGCCGATCCGCGCTGGCGGCAGGTGCTGGTGTTCGTCGCCAGCATCCGCGAGGGCGACCGTCTGGCCGGCGCGCTGCGCGGGCACGGCATCGCCGCGCAGGCACTGCATGGCGACCTGTCGCAGGGCCGCCGGGTGCGCACCCTGCAGGCGTTCAAGGAGGGGCAGCTGCAGGTGCTGGTGGCGACCGACGTGGCCGCGCGCGGCATCGACATCGCCGGCCTGCCGGTGGTGGTGAATTACGCATTGCCGCGCTCGCCGGCCGATTACCTGCACCGCATCGGCCGCACCGGCCGTGCCGGCGCCACCGGACTGGCGGTGAGCCTGGTCGAGGCTGCGGCGCTGGCGCACTGGCGGGTGATCTGCCGGCGCCATGGCCTGCGCCTGGAGCCGGAAGTGGTGCCGGGTTTCGAGCCGGCCGAGGCGGCGCCGGCCGCCGTGCCGGCCGGCGACGGCAATGGCGGCATCAAGGGCCGCCGGCCCAGCCGGAAGGACCGGCTGCGCGCCGCGGCGGCTGCGGACAAGACCGCCGGCTGAACTGCGCGGGGCCGGGCAGGGCCCGGCAGCGCAGGCGCGGTCAATCCTCGAAGTCGCTTTCCGGCGGCAGGTCCGCGGCGGCCGCCGGGCGCGGCGTGCGCTTGCCGGGCTTGCGCAGCACTTCCACGTAGAACTGGCGGTTGCCAGCGGCCACCAGCGCGTCCACCGCACGGATCAGCTCGGGAAACGGCACCGGCTGCGCGCTGGCCTCGTCGACGCCGGCCTTGCTGTCGAAATCCCAGAAATCGGC
Protein-coding regions in this window:
- a CDS encoding monothiol glutaredoxin, Grx4 family; translation: MSLDPALRERIESLLGANRVVLFMKGQPAMPQCGFSAKAVGVLQDLGVDFAHVNVLADAEIREGIKAYGDWPTIPQLYVDGELVGGSDIMLQMANSGELSALLGVAPPDRTPPSITITPAAVEMLKGALADAPGAALQLSIDARFQPNFQLAPLDANAIAAESNGLRVQFDAASARRANGITIDWVDDIRGQGLAIDNPNAPRPVQELDVRSADDQLRAGSLTLVDVRPADERAIAAINAPFETFDGDNRARLEALPKDTALAFLCHRGGRSAQAAEQFRALGFTRVYNVTGGIDAWAQDVDNSVPRY
- a CDS encoding RNA helicase — protein: MPFSRLGLSPYVLPALARALKQAGYAAPTPIQQQALPVLLKGQDVLALAPTGSGKTAAYVLPALQQLFLAPPRRPRVLRQLVLVPTRELALQVADVFATLGRELPRQPRVVCAVGGVSINPQMMALRGGADVVVATPGRLLDLLAHNALSLRQVQLLVLDEADRLLELGFGDELRRILAELPVQRQTALFSATFAEPIAALADAGLRAPARLQVDAQAPARIEQRALRVDGARRVELLLALLADPRWRQVLVFVASIREGDRLAGALRGHGIAAQALHGDLSQGRRVRTLQAFKEGQLQVLVATDVAARGIDIAGLPVVVNYALPRSPADYLHRIGRTGRAGATGLAVSLVEAAALAHWRVICRRHGLRLEPEVVPGFEPAEAAPAAVPAGDGNGGIKGRRPSRKDRLRAAAAADKTAG
- a CDS encoding acetyl xylan esterase produces the protein MTATGTLHRTPSHPWRWVGWLLLSQALVALAWAALGWTTGLPLLLASHALFVVPVFLPNSRFYAPVLSRLPGPAVWLTIDDGPSDDTLAILDLLDRYDARATFFMVGERAAARPELVREVLRRGHGLGNHSHSHPQAWFWRLGPRRMASEIGDCQQVLTAIAGTPPRWYRSVVGMTNPFVAAALRRHGLARVGWSARGFDGVHCQPQTVVARIVRDLAPGAIVLLHEGAAHGHNAAIVESVLQQLQMRGLPARLPETP